The following coding sequences are from one Triticum dicoccoides isolate Atlit2015 ecotype Zavitan chromosome 4A, WEW_v2.0, whole genome shotgun sequence window:
- the LOC119288559 gene encoding disease resistance protein PIK6-NP-like has product MDAQRALTSLLGRLTTVLVNEAQLLGGIRGDVEFIKDEMESMNGLLLHLAEANHHDHQVRAWMKQVIGLTRDCDGNVELYIQYVAGSGHQTTGLLGYLRRIIRFVWTIPARRRVATRIRQLKVRARDVGDTRMRYGVIVPSAADQDDAIFNANFLDPLVAGEEEDVHRRALSATDVEPPDDVNILVKESIDQMIEWLKEAPVSVGDREPQPRIIPILWNSHNPKEEEDLAVRLAQEVYQHPSLVASFDCKAWIRVGRSCDLHHILQEILVKVEPLPIPDGEENTLRTDTERAYVRAYKKLFGPAC; this is encoded by the coding sequence ATGGATGCCCAGAGAGCCCTCACCTCGCTTCTGGGCCGGCTCACCACTGTCCTTGTCAACGAGGCACAGCTGCTTGGAGGCATTCGGGGTGATGTTGAGTTCATCAAGGACGAGATGGAGAGCATGAATGGTCTGCTCCTCCACCTCGCCGAGGCCAACCATCACGACCACCAGGTGCGGGCGTGGATGAAGCAAGTCATTGGCCTGACCCGCGACTGCGACGGAAACGTCGAGCTCTACATCCAGTATGTTGCAGGTTCTGGCCACCAGACCACAGGCCTACTGGGCTACCTTCGGCGGATCATCCGATTTGTGTGGACCATCCCAGCTCGGCGCCGAGTTGCGACGCGGATTCGGCAGCTCAAAGTCCGAGCGCGCGATGTGGGTGACACGCGGATGAGGTATGGAGTCATCGTGCCATCTGCTGCTGACCAAGACGATGCAATATTCAATGCAAACTTCTTGGATCCATTGGTGGCAGGCGAAGAGGAAGATGTTCATAGACGCGCTCTATCTGCAACAGACGTTGAACCGCCAGATGATGTGAATATTCTTGTAAAAGAAAGCATCGATCAGATGATCGAGTGGTTGAAGGAAGCACCTGTTTCTGTTGGAGATCGTGAACCACAGCCGAGGATCATCCCTATCCTATGGAATTCACACAATCCAAAGGAAGAAGAAGACTTAGCAGTCCGTCTTGCACAAGAAGTGTACCAACATCCCTCCTTGGTGGCCTCATTTGATTGCAAGGCCTGGATACGCGTCGGAAGGAGCTGTGATCTACACCATATATTGCAGGAAATACTTGTAAAAGTAGAACCCCTTCCAATTCCAGATGGAGAAGAAAACACACTGAGGACCGATACGGAGCGCGCATACGTACGCGCATACAAAAAGCTGTTCGGCCCAGCCTGTTAG